The Glycine soja cultivar W05 chromosome 15, ASM419377v2, whole genome shotgun sequence region GACAATGTGGGTGTCGAGGGAGCGGTTTCCGACAGATTTCAGGcgggaggagaaagagaagagcaaTTTCAGGCAGGAGaacaaagagaagagggagGGCAAGATTTTCGAGCGCGCGAGTTGTGAAATGTCAAgttttaacttataaacataacaacatcggttttttaaggataaccgatgttacctgaatatagttaacatcgattttggaaaaaccgatgttaacatcaaatagattacatcggttttaaaaaactgatgttaagatTAACTCCTTAATATCGACTTtctcaaaaccaatgttaactctatgaaattaacatcggttttgccaaaaccgatgttaccatattcatcttaacatcatgttaacatcgattttttaaataactgatgttaacgtgaagtagttaacatcgattttgctaaaaccgatgttaagtaactccatttaattacaaaaatgtcaccgcgctttctttaacatcggtttttgaaataaccgatgttaatggagCAATGtagaaagcctttttttttagaAGTGCCGCAACCTGCGCCTATCACGGAGGTGCTTCGAGGCATTCCATAGAGCAGTGCGTGGCCTTCAAGCACAAGGTACAAAGCTTGATTGACACGGGATGATTAACGTTTCAAGAGGACAGTCCGAATGTAAGGGCTAATCCACTTGCCAGTCATGGAGGCTCGACTGTTAATGCAGTGGAGGAATGAGAGTCTCGGGGGTTGAAACGGATGGGAGACGTGTCAACCTCTAGAAGGTTCATTTTGAAAACACTGTGTGAAGCGAATATGATTCGCCTTGAGGGTGACAAGGGAGAGTCCTGTTTAATGCATCCATGGGCAAAGCATGACATGAAGACGTGCCTAATGCCGAAAGAATTGTTACAAGGGATATACCCATCGTAAGAAACATTAACAAGCACACTCTAGACACACTactgattttaatttattgaaaattgcatattttagtagtagtttttactttttattagtattattttctttatagcTTTTTGACGATCTCTTCTGGCTTGACAAGATAAGCATCAACATCTTTAACAGATTGGTTGCAGAATTCAATGTAGCCGAATGGGGGATGAACATCTTCAGTGACCCTCTCATATTCAACACTCCATTTAATTGCAGCACTGCCATCCTTCTTATCAATTGCTTGAAAGATGAGGTTAAAGACCTTAAACTGCTTATCGATATCTTCACCAAAGAGCTTGAATACCATAGTTTTGTTCTGCTCATCAATAGACTCAATAATTTCCTGACATGTTACTGACTTACCGTCTGCTGTTTCACAAGAAATTAGCCAAGATCAATATCACATCATAAACACTACATaagaaatttagaaaaataattattattgacCCATTTTCTAATTTAATGAGAAACACATGTATGCTCAAtaataatatgtaattttttgggATATTCGTCTCTAAATTTAGAGTTTAAGGTTGATAATTTAgggtttaaattaatttatacataagttaattttttttaggaaatacATAGGTTATTTTACAGAAActttttatctaatttaaaaaaacatttaattcttgcatcaactaattttaattgataagagaaatttaattaattttatgttcttGTTTTCTTTACCTATTACTTTCTACATCTTATTATGATGGACATAATTGACATGTAAGTTATTTTATACGGactaagaaaattaataaatagataaatgaaaacaaatattttataaaattaacctcATCAgtaatttatttctatttttttatttatcattaatattaatataaatatataaataaaaaattatttaatgttatatgaaaaagaataaaatgataattattttaatttttttaatgattattatagaacgaaaaaagtaatatttattgAGAATTAGTTTTATCCAAACAATGTCCAAACCttctttcataaattaaaatttacttatgtATGCTAATTTATATAAGTTGTTTCATTTAATTAGTGTTATGTGCGTTTATgagaaacatataaaaaaaatctatatatgcAGAACTATTGAAGCATATTACCTATGGTATAAGTCCAGTGTTTGACCGAATCATTGATATGCCAATCATCACCTTGATGGAGCTTAGCGCCATGAATTCTTTCAGCAATGTTCTGAATATGGTGGAGTTGctttgaaaagatattgaaCCACTTCTCTGCGGTTGCGAGGACCCCGACTTCAATGCTAATTATTCCAGCAAGTGACATGATCTAGAAACAAAATAACAGTGGAAAGAAACGGGACAATCTAAAGAGAGATGAGAAGCATGCAATCATGTCACACCCTAAATAGAAAATATTGATCTTACCTTCTCGAGTACTCCTACACCTGTCACCCAATTGAATGAATTATGGGATTCTACAACTAagtattttaagatttaaataatttttttattactataaaatgtaatatattttattgtagtatttttataataattattgtcattacatgaaatcagaaattaacttaagtaaaaatatttattttaatttatttataaaaatacaaacaaattttTCTCGTTTTGAAAGTCAaaggttaaaataaataatgtgtcTTCACGTCTAGATAAGCATATCCACAAAATCTCCAACAATAGGAGACCACCTCTTATCCATCACTCCCTGCACATGTCAGATATGGGATCATCACAAACACAAATGACGCGTGTAACAATGCAAGAGTAAGTTTACAAAAAGTAAACATACTAAAACAGGATAAAAGTTGACATGTTAAAGCATGATCTACTATCATCACATATTTAATATAGCATGCATGCATAAATCATACATAAAGCATAAGTCTCAGAATCCACACAACAAAGAATATCATAACAATCATTAGTTCATCAATCATCATATCAAAATTCAATCATCATacaccatcatcatcattatcatcactcAATCATCATCACCATGATTTATCCATCAATCATCAACACCAAAGACAAACTCGACTTCATGGAGATTTCATCTTTTGAGTGATTAACCCAAGTACATTTCTTAACATAGTCGCACAATATGATCTAACCATTCAAGGAGATTCGAATTAAACCTACGGAAGAAATATGGTTTTAGCAAAAATGGATGAATATGAGTAGTGGCTTACCTCGATAAGGATTGCAAAGACATTAACCTATCTAGGGATTCACCCACCCATCCATTATATAGGCTCATTCATTGTTAGCCACCACAACAACCTCCAACACTAAATTGAGGGCCTTTTTAGCACCCTCAACTTATGTGCCTACTCACAACAACAACACTTAGATTCCTTGAGAGTTTTACGTATGACACATCCGTACCCACCATCTCACTCATGGTCAATCTCAAGTATCCAAGTTTcaccatcaacaacaattcatcCCATATAAACAAAAAGGATCATTAATCCTCTTGAGAAGTAGTTCTCAACACTAAGCGAGATTCCCAAGTGGCTTTAGTGAGACACAGTTCTGGCATGGAACTCACCCTCCTAAGTATATCAttttccaacaacaacaaaatctcCCCAACGGATATAGCTAACTCTTTTTCACACGTACGAATGGTTCTAATAGGTGCCAAATTTCAGTTATTTTCAGGATTAAATTGTTACCActtatcttttaattataacaactttcttataaactaccctCAAATCTAGTTGTTTTacatatattgtacatttactaacgttgttgtttaaatatgaaagattcattcataattttgtaggttttgatgattgtttgttAGATCCAGAAATAAGGTCAAAAGGAAGGGCAAAATGATCTTTTCACAAAGATTTCTAACCCCAAATTCGCCTGGGCTAGCAACCAGTTTTGCTAGACTAAAGATTTTACTTCAATCCTAAGCAAGCAACTCGCCTGGGCAAATTTTTCCGCTCTCCTAGGCTATTTTCTATAAATGGCCATGCATGTTGAAGGGAGAAATGATCCCAACAACCTTCAAAGTAGAGAAAAATGcaaagaaggagaaaaggaaTAGTGGTACTACTGCAAAACAAACATTTAACGACGGTTTACAAAGACATTTAACGACGATTTATAGAGACATTTAACGATGATTTACAAAGACATTTAATAATGATTGCGAACCGTCTTTATATAGAATGtcattgaaagttgaaacttttaaaaggtactttctaagacgattgtTAATTgacaaccatcttagaaagtaaGACGGTTCTTATCTTGAACCGTCTTAAAAACTTCACTTTGACGGTTATCagttaataaccgtcttagaaaggttttctaagacggtccaAATAAGAATTGTCTTAGAAAGATTACTTTCTAAGACGTGAGTCCAATGCTTGACTCGATctccatatattttaaaaaggacTTCGCAATAatctttgtaataattattgaaaaaataattttttttaataatcataattagcaTGATATGAAATTCTATATCATTTGGTGTGGACTAATTCCATGAAAACAAATTTTCTACAAGAGATTGTGTAGAAAGTTACTTCCACAATGGAGCTATTCAAGAAGCCCCCAGTGTTTTTCTGAATAGCAAGAGGATAGTCAAAGTGCAAGTTCGTCTCGAAGGGTGTAATGCCTAAATATATAAtgctaaacaaattaaaaacctATGCTCATGAAATTAATGGTGGTGACACGAGAGTGGAGatataaatgaattttatgtttctttaattaaagattaaattactATATGTCCTAAAGtactaacaaacaaaaaatgattGAGTTTTTGGTTCAAAAAATTTGGTATAAGCTGCTAACTTACTCCAACggaaaaaaatatgagaatatATTAGCAAAAAATttggtatatatattaaattacatgattttgaaatttttaccaGGTAAAAGTCCACTCCATGAAATGGACATTCTGTAAGAATTTATTCCAAGATTCTTCAAATGTTGAACGTCTTCCtacaaaatcattaaaaataaatcaagtaatataaaaataaaacacaatatCAAACACGTGTTTGTACACAATCTTATATCTTATATTCGTGTAACTCGTTCCCACTCACCTTGTATCGCCTATAATGCTGAATCATCGTAGGAAACTTATCACCGTCTATAAACGCTCCTGGTTattaaagaagaaagaaaagtaactaaagattgttagaaaaaaatgatgataaaataaagtaacatATATTATGCGTTTAATATATTTCCATTAATTATATCTTAAAAAGCATTTATATGTTATAGTGAACCTTTATTACGGTTAACTCTATCATCCCATACACTTGGTCCTCTTCCTCCTTCACTAGCTGCTCCTTCAACCTATATTAAGATATTACGTAATAACTTGTTAATAATAAACTACCTTAATACTAAGATATTATGTTAGCCTAAAACTTTTGGGTTCCTGTAAAGCAGATGTTCCTTCTCCAAACAAGAAGTCAGATGGAAATGACCCTGGTTTTGGAAAGTGAGAACGTCTTTGTAAATCTACCAAAGAAGAATCAACagttttgaaataaaaacaaaaagtgaaTAGTTTTAAAATCGATATACTAATACAAATATGgttaaataaaaacaagtaatacaaattgaatttcaacgGAAGGACATGATTGTCTTTTCATAAGATTAACCCAATCATGTACTGTAAAATGAAGTTTGCTTCTAGTTAGACTCAAACGAGTACattgtaattataattgttgcttttaattatatataaagtttgatcaatgaatttaaaaaggcaaactaatattataattattattgaaaaaactAACCTCTTCCTTTTTGGTTATTGAAAAAAGTTTGCGGATCTTTCGATAGTAGCTAGGTGGCTCCTGTAAATATAcccaaaaaacattaaaatgttaATAAGCATATACAAAAGCAATTTTCttgttactttttcttttcttttccccttTTACGCACGTACTGATGGAATTTTTAATTGCTTAAAAACTTACcttcttttcatttaattattaattttaattttaataacataattataaagtagaaaaattataatatttataagaattaaaaaaaagaagaaaataaaattaaaaatttacaattttttaagagtaaaagtttaattagattttttttagaataatatagtttttttaaaactaaaaaataaattagataaataaatgatcaattatattttatttaaattgtaaagttaattaaataattaataaaaacgggattaaaaaaaagtgaatcaaTTACTAATTTAGTTTGATAAGGATTAAGGGGTCTGTATCCTATAAAGTGAGCAACTCACTCACGATGAGAAATCAACTATCAATATTATGTATGGACTTGGGGAAAGAATAAGATCGAGTGCCAACTGCCAAGAGAAGTTATGGAAAACTttggaaaagaaaagtgaccATTGGCTCAAATATGGTTTTTATTATCCTGGTTGTTCCTGAACCAGCAATTTTTCTGAATGGAATCGTGCAAGCTCAATGTTTACTTGTTTCACGGTTGCAgcaaaatatagtttttttataaggaaaaaatgTTTTGGCCAGACTCGGCATGGCATAGTAAATAcctatttttaaattctctaCAAGATACTATTTACTCATGGAATCGGACCATGTACAGTTAGCAACACTTGTTTATACTCATGGATTATACACAACAGCGTAAAGCAATAGCATCTTTACCACAACCAAATACATCAAGACTCAAGGAAGGATTGGGAAGAAAGAGCAGTGGAGGAAGAGCCTTAACTTACCCAAATACATCCCCTCAGTAAAGCACATTCATTTTCCAAAAACATGGGAGCTTCCATGCACTCCATTGCCCAAGCATGAAGGCAAAGACGCACACAAGCATCATATGCAATCACTCCATGCCATGGACCAAGAGCACTAAAATGAATTTGCATATTAGCGCACATTCAAGGAGATAAATATTCAGCACAATAAAGAACACGTAAAATACCTTGCATGAAATGTTGGAAGGCGAGGTGGGTGTGAATTTGAAGATGTAGCAGCCTCTGAACCAGTAGCAATTCTGTGAACATAAATCAAGATTAAATAATATTGGATTGCTATACATTCCTATAACTTGTTTGGCTGGGAAGGAATGCTATACAATTATTATCCAATATActaacactattagaaaatatgtttttaacgtaaaattgacaacatcggttatttaaataaccgatgttatataataagaattacacaaaaaaatgtatgaatgttGACAGTTCACATCGGTTtctataaaaaccgatgttaacttatacgttaacatcggttttgtataaaattcgatgttaacttccaaacgttaacatcggtttcaatcaaaaatcgatgttgttattaggatttttttttaaatacactttctatttttacaaaaaacccaaaatttaacctgtaaatttcaaatcagaccacacaacacaacatatatcatttgcattctgctTTCAAACAGTTTTTAGCAGAAAGCTAGATAGTAAActatcaattgtaaaaaatcaattgataactatgaataaataatttattaacaactatcaataaaaaatattcaatgttaaaatgaaataacaattgtaaaaaatgtaaagcaagctagtaaactaattaagtaacctaaaattacatagttccctaacatcctaagttccctaacatcctaagtttgatttctaactttgagataatattgtgcccactggatgcgaagcgccttcaatctctttgcttccaatggtctaacatctttaaaatattgcatgatcaaataaaacataagttaataatgtaatatcaatgataagaaaatcaacttggtttgaaataaacaattacccgtttcccaattattcctgacACTTCTTAAGATTATAGTGGACATCCAATGTATGACGTAATAGCcacactcagtacttcctttttgtttattacactaaatacataatgaaatttggatattaaacgttaactacaattagtgtacacacacataaaatatatataagtagaagttttatttaaatcatgtaCCTttacaacaatccacctagcaccaaCCTtcgatttaggttgtggagtatcatcaagtcctttcaaagcactgttaaatacaaggaacattaaaatattgatgttgttgagtaatgctaatgcaaatgtattgaaaaataatactgacctgttaattattcctttaaggtagttgtttggcctgttatgcaaggaacaaaatgttggatcaagtggcctcgaaataattaagaagagggggggttgaattaattattaatgtgtcttgactaattaagaattatccttcttaatgttactagattcaactaggcttttactactaagttaaaaaagtaaagaacagaaacaataacttaaccaaaagtaaaaacggcaattaaaagtacacaacggaaattaaagagtgtaaggaagaagaagacaaacacaagatttatactgttcggtcacaacccgtgcctacatccagtccccaagcaaccaccggttcttgagatttctaataaccttgtaaaatcctttacaagcaaagatccacaagggatgtaccctctcttgttctctttgaacaaccaagtggatgtaccctccacttgaactgatccacaagataTGTACCCTTTcgtgttctcagtataacaatccaagtagatgtaccctccatttgtgccacaaaggatgtaccctccaatgtgttaggacaaagaatttTTAGGCGATTAGTCCCTTGAATTCCTTGtgagggggatacaaaagatatctcaggcggttagtcctttgaaatcttttgtaagaaacagaAGATATCTCTGGtaattagtcctttgaaatcttttgtcaagagggagaagagaagaaacaaaagaattcttaggcggttagtcctttgaatcttttgagaagagagaaaagtgaatgaagaaaaagaatagcagaaatttttggtcaatgaacttttcttgaaagagaaagtattgaacaaaaacacttagaaagatgaagagaaatgaatgaaagaaatcagtcttttttgaatgaaagaaatcagtcttagttgtttttgaaattcgtgccatggtcacatatttataattatttgatgactcaagttaaagtttgtgactcttggcaatttctttaaaactagtcatcttttaaaaattgtgactcttttgaaaactagtcacttaaaaagttgtgacttttgaaaaaatcttcaaaaacaagtcactttaagaattgtgacttttggaaatttatttttcgaaatcagtcactggtaatcgattaccatcatagtctAATCGATTGcacatcaaaagatgtgactcttaatgtttaaatttgaaaatcaaaacgtttagaaacactggtaatcgattacaagtattgtgtaatctattacacaagtttaaaatgatttgaaaatgttttatcactagttgtgactcttgaaatttgaaatctaatgttttaaaacattggtaatcgattacatgattatagtaatcgattacaactttgtaaatcagttttgaaaataatgctgactactggtaatcgattaccaccttctagtaatcgattaccagagagtaaaactctttggtaaaagattttgtgaaaaattcttgtgctactcaatgttttgaaaaacgtttttagtacttatcttgattgagtcttctcttgattcttgaatcttgatcttgattattcttgaatcttgattcttgaaacttgattgaatcttgaaacttgattattcttgaatcttgattctttgaaacttgattcttgaaactttttgactcctgattctttggagcttgcttaactcttgattctttggcatcatcaaaataatcttggaagtcattgcttccacacaaaaccagacaacaagattttccttaggcaaaatgacgaccatttgctaGTGTGCGCtgcagtggagaccaatatgggttattgtagtattatacattatttaaattcagttgttcagttttacttacccattcaggtaggctccaaggtagacatcccgttttgaactctgcatccaactcctcatgtaactttctgattcaaattgcgattgcccagatctctgaatggactgtggctcgaggaatccatacacatcaaaATTCCCCACTTGTATACTTGTCTCAGTTAGATGCCTATTATCGTTAACACAAacttaattatgtatgaatctaaaacaataacttaggtaattgacaataatctaaattgacttacagaatccacaactgtataacagatatgctgagacattgaccaccgtgtgcaatttcagacagatcttcgtgctttatgtacagcGGGAAGTGTTCATTAAACACCCTGAACACGATaacatcccacataacctggagAGGCTTCAAAAAAAgatgtgggatggtcaatgccATCAAATATAGGAGATCATCAACCTCATGATCCGACCTATTTGTAGGTTTTGCTGGAGACACAGTTGCCTGTTTatctaacataatttaattacaatgaacaattaaatttaaaaaaaaggagcATATAATGAGAGTAAAATACATGTTCTGATAAATGCTTCACGAGATGTGTCAACCAAGCAAGAAAGGTGTTAAGTGCCTACCCACTAAAATAACCTCgttagtgggtacaggaacgggagcctctgcatctttaacctcctcaacaccaaccttcactTGTCCATGCAataaagggatgttgtgaacaactgtggatccctcataaagtcttcctaggGAAACCAGGCGGGAAGGATTTTCTTCGATGTACAATCCGCATTTGTTTGAGTCATCCATGTCTAGATCGGTCCATGaaggatcaacacaactcccctttatGTTGACACGAGCAGCTGAGGGACCAACCTCAGGCTCCGGAGGCAATGGAAGTCCCTGTGATTAGATCTATGATTGCAAATGGGACTATATCTAGTTGAAGGATAACATCAACTgttgagtcactttttctgtgatcgactcctctagctggtccctgatttgttgaGTCAACTGCTCTAGTTCTTCTGGAGCCATGGAGGAAGATGTGAGAGAGGTTCGTGGAgctgatccaaagtattgcttgatggtcaCACTAGCTCCAGCAGCACGCACACGACCAGGGTGTTCTAGTCGCCCAATGGTAGCAGTGAGGACATCCTcacgtccatgggggacaaaGGAACCCTGTGACGCCTGCTCCTCCAAAGAATCCTGTATAAAACACATATATTTGTTTAGTCATTCACAGAATAAAcaaagataattacaatttttaattgaaaatgacttaaaatACTCTCAACAATTTCCTTTGTTGCCTCAGACGTCATCTGCCtagttttcttggtgcgggccatcttccatttcacgtgtcgtctgatgggagatggagggtcaATCACGACCTCAGTGCTTCCGAATTGAGCAGCTTCCTCcagttttttctttgtcttctcagccATAAACTTctgttctaaatattcataacccccacaagACAACACGTGGGGGGGGCGGTGTTTTGCTtatggatggcctgtgcctttttccgcacatcctgcaaaaattgaacattaatgaaactcattattacaatgtattataagaactaaatttttagtggaaaacaattaaaatgacaaagtacatacctcccaCGAGGAGTTTCTGTGGGTCTGACAAAATTGGGTCCATTTCTCCTTACTAATGCCGTATTTTTCACAAACAGTGTCATCCACACTGTCTTTGTcggctgcaagtgcccattttcTCGTCAAATCAGATTTAAACTGTCTCCACCACTCCCCGAcagtctgaagtattttcttctttgtcttaCCGTCAGATGCTttagggatatcaaattcagcctgataaacaataaattaggttttattgttagtaaattaaaaattttggctaataaagaaaatgaaagatgaaaactaaaatacctgaatatcctcccatatcaaatccttttgAGTGACAGGGACTTCCTTCCAAGTCTCGTATGCCACGTCGACTTTATCACGagcgacaatccccaaatatgttattaatttcttcttgtggg contains the following coding sequences:
- the LOC114386106 gene encoding MLP-like protein 28, translating into MSLAGIISIEVGVLATAEKWFNIFSKQLHHIQNIAERIHGAKLHQGDDWHINDSVKHWTYTIDGKSVTCQEIIESIDEQNKTMVFKLFGEDIDKQFKVFNLIFQAIDKKDGSAAIKWSVEYERVTEDVHPPFGYIEFCNQSVKDVDAYLVKPEEIVKKL